A genomic stretch from Desulfotignum balticum DSM 7044 includes:
- the uvrA gene encoding excinuclease ABC subunit UvrA, whose amino-acid sequence MTDIIIQGAREHNLKNIDVRIPKNCLTVVTGLSGSGKSTLAFDILYAEGQRRYVESLSTYARQFLGQMAKPDVDSIDGLSPAIAIEQKTAGHNPRSTVGTITEIYDYLRLLFARVGTPHCHQCGNPIEPMTVDQICDRILTLPADTRIMLLAPLIRDQKGRHDAVFDRMKKQGFARMRVDGKICRTQDHPILEKQKKHTLEVVVDRLVIKPGIEKRLSDSLELALSLSKGLLIVMDLDKNQDRLFSETASCLNCHISYPPFTPASFSFNSPQGACPVCDGLGSITAFDPDLIVPDPGLSLRQGAILPWQNRDSVQFMEFLDALTTHFDQDIYTPFKNLSDRFQHVLLHGSKEELIEFYTEQAGKKIRSKKNFEGVIPYLKRRYKETDSKSIKEELKRYMNARVCSRCQGTRLNPASAHVRVSGHTIWEITRLPIKRTLAAIASLTLTRKEEQISAGIIRELTQRLIFLDNVGLDYLSLSRSADTLSGGESQRIRLATQIGSKLTGILYVLDEPSIGLHRRDNARLIKTLMDLKHLDNTVVVVEHDTDTILASDHVIDMGPAAGVHGGQVIFSGPPEKLTACPDSLTGQYIKGIRQIPIPDIRRKGNGRHLTLVNAEANNLKQVTVSFPLGCFICVTGVSGSGKSSLVLSTLYPALCNQIAYTNKLVGAHDRITGIQHLDKVIHIDQSAIGKTPRSNPGTYTGVLPAIRELFARTPDARARGYKPGRFSFNIRGGRCEACAGEGVIKIEMQFLPDVHVRCDVCKGRQFNRDTLDIRYKGKNIAEVLDMTIHQAVRFFDTISAIQAKLSTLVEVGLGYITLGQSAVTLSGGEAQRIKLARELSKKSTGKTIYILDEPTTGLHADDINRLLSVLDRLVAAGNTVVVIEHNMDVIKYADHIIDMGPEGGDKGGRIIVQGTPEQVAEHPTSFTGYYLSKVLQKKD is encoded by the coding sequence ATGACTGACATCATTATTCAGGGGGCCAGGGAACACAACCTGAAAAATATCGATGTGCGGATCCCCAAAAATTGTCTGACCGTGGTCACGGGCCTGTCCGGATCCGGCAAATCCACCCTGGCCTTTGACATCCTGTATGCCGAAGGCCAGCGGCGGTATGTGGAATCGTTGTCCACCTACGCCAGACAGTTTTTAGGGCAAATGGCCAAACCGGATGTGGACAGCATTGACGGCCTGTCCCCGGCCATTGCCATTGAACAGAAAACCGCCGGCCACAATCCCCGGTCCACGGTGGGCACCATCACGGAAATCTATGATTACCTGCGGCTTTTGTTCGCCCGGGTGGGAACACCCCATTGTCATCAATGCGGGAATCCCATTGAACCCATGACCGTTGACCAGATCTGCGACCGGATTCTGACCCTGCCTGCCGACACCCGGATAATGCTTCTGGCACCGTTGATCCGAGACCAGAAAGGCCGGCATGACGCTGTGTTCGACCGGATGAAAAAACAAGGGTTTGCCCGAATGCGGGTGGATGGGAAAATCTGCCGGACCCAGGACCATCCGATTCTGGAAAAACAAAAAAAACACACCCTGGAAGTGGTGGTGGACCGTCTGGTCATCAAGCCGGGCATTGAAAAAAGATTGAGTGATTCTCTGGAACTGGCGTTAAGCCTGTCCAAGGGTCTTCTTATTGTGATGGATCTAGACAAAAATCAGGATCGGCTGTTCAGTGAGACGGCATCCTGCTTAAACTGCCATATCAGTTATCCGCCTTTTACTCCGGCCAGTTTTTCGTTTAACTCCCCCCAGGGGGCCTGCCCTGTTTGTGACGGTTTGGGATCCATCACGGCATTTGACCCGGACCTGATTGTGCCGGATCCGGGATTGTCTCTGCGCCAGGGAGCGATTCTTCCCTGGCAGAACAGGGATTCGGTGCAGTTCATGGAATTTTTAGACGCGCTGACCACCCATTTTGACCAGGATATCTATACCCCGTTCAAAAACCTGTCAGACCGGTTCCAGCATGTGTTGCTGCACGGATCCAAGGAAGAACTCATCGAGTTTTACACAGAGCAGGCCGGCAAAAAAATCCGGAGCAAAAAAAATTTTGAAGGGGTGATTCCCTATTTAAAACGCCGGTATAAAGAAACCGATTCCAAATCCATCAAAGAAGAATTAAAGCGGTATATGAACGCCCGTGTCTGTTCCCGGTGCCAGGGCACCCGGCTGAATCCGGCATCGGCCCATGTCCGGGTCAGCGGGCATACGATCTGGGAAATCACACGCCTTCCCATTAAACGGACGCTGGCAGCCATTGCGTCGTTGACTTTGACCCGGAAAGAGGAACAGATCAGCGCCGGTATTATCAGGGAACTGACCCAGCGGCTTATCTTTCTGGACAATGTGGGGCTGGATTACCTGTCTCTTTCCCGGTCTGCAGATACGCTGTCCGGCGGTGAAAGCCAGCGGATCCGTCTGGCCACCCAGATCGGCTCCAAACTGACCGGCATTCTCTATGTGCTGGATGAACCCAGCATCGGCCTTCACCGCAGGGACAATGCCCGGCTGATCAAAACGCTCATGGATCTGAAACATCTTGACAATACCGTGGTGGTGGTGGAACACGACACCGATACCATTTTGGCTTCCGACCATGTGATCGATATGGGTCCGGCTGCCGGGGTTCATGGGGGCCAGGTCATATTTTCCGGCCCGCCTGAAAAACTGACTGCCTGCCCGGATTCGCTGACGGGCCAGTATATCAAGGGAATCAGACAGATCCCCATTCCGGATATCCGGCGAAAAGGCAACGGCCGCCATTTAACCCTTGTCAATGCAGAAGCCAATAATCTCAAACAGGTCACCGTGTCGTTTCCTCTAGGATGTTTTATCTGTGTGACCGGCGTGTCCGGATCCGGCAAATCCTCGCTGGTGCTGTCCACGTTATATCCGGCGCTGTGCAACCAAATTGCATATACAAATAAGCTGGTCGGTGCCCATGACCGGATCACGGGCATCCAGCATCTGGACAAAGTGATTCATATCGACCAGTCCGCCATCGGTAAAACGCCCAGGTCCAATCCCGGCACCTACACGGGGGTGCTTCCGGCCATCCGTGAATTGTTTGCCAGAACACCGGATGCCCGGGCCAGGGGATACAAACCCGGACGGTTCAGTTTCAATATCCGGGGGGGGCGATGTGAGGCATGTGCCGGAGAGGGCGTCATCAAGATTGAAATGCAGTTTCTGCCCGATGTTCATGTGCGCTGCGATGTGTGCAAGGGCCGGCAGTTCAACCGGGACACCCTGGATATCCGTTACAAAGGCAAAAATATTGCCGAGGTGCTGGACATGACCATTCACCAGGCGGTCCGGTTTTTTGACACCATTTCCGCCATCCAGGCCAAACTGTCCACCCTGGTGGAGGTGGGACTGGGCTACATCACTTTAGGTCAGTCTGCCGTCACCCTGTCCGGGGGAGAAGCCCAGCGCATCAAACTGGCCAGGGAACTGTCCAAAAAAAGTACGGGAAAAACCATTTATATTCTGGATGAACCCACCACGGGCCTGCATGCCGATGATATCAACCGGCTGCTGTCGGTTCTGGACCGGCTGGTGGCCGCCGGCAATACCGTGGTGGTGATTGAGCATAACATGGATGTCATCAAATATGCCGACCATATCATTGATATGGGACCTGAAGGGGGGGACAAAGGCGGCCGGATCATTGTTCAGGGAACCCCGGAACAGGTGGCCGAACACCCGACCTCTTTTACGGGATATTATCTGTCAAAAGTGCTTCAGAAAAAAGACTGA
- a CDS encoding type I restriction enzyme HsdR N-terminal domain-containing protein: MQENPHHLVMGVLTDYLTGETVPDTHDERFRQKIARHLVQVCGYEKNQIESRKQVIIKTGKKTARLWMDFLVSTGDKTGMMIRYAPGSLVTRRLPNLALSRLVYPYQIPVVVTCNGEDAEVINGVTGKVTGQGFDAIPDRQTLMALDIAASFPKVSQAFHDKASRIAFACEVDGACPCDTDVCILD, encoded by the coding sequence ATGCAAGAAAATCCCCACCATCTGGTGATGGGGGTGTTGACCGATTATCTGACGGGTGAGACGGTGCCCGACACCCATGATGAACGGTTCAGACAAAAAATCGCCCGGCATCTGGTTCAGGTCTGCGGGTATGAAAAAAACCAGATTGAATCCCGGAAACAGGTCATTATCAAGACCGGAAAGAAAACGGCCCGGCTCTGGATGGATTTTCTGGTGAGTACGGGGGATAAAACCGGTATGATGATCCGGTATGCGCCCGGATCTCTGGTGACCCGGCGGTTGCCCAATCTGGCTTTGTCCCGGCTTGTTTACCCATATCAGATCCCCGTGGTCGTGACCTGTAACGGCGAAGATGCCGAGGTGATCAACGGGGTTACCGGCAAGGTGACGGGGCAGGGGTTTGATGCCATTCCGGACAGACAGACATTGATGGCCCTGGATATTGCCGCATCCTTTCCCAAAGTGTCTCAGGCATTTCATGACAAAGCGTCCCGGATTGCTTTTGCCTGTGAAGTGGACGGGGCCTGCCCCTGTGACACGGATGTCTGCATCCTGGATTAG
- a CDS encoding adenine deaminase, protein MSMHHTRISHHLITRDLAAVAMGAKPADLIIKNGRLVDVCTARIREHVDIAVYQGHIALVGDAAHVQVNSQTRVMDASGKYLCPGLIDSHMHIESSMVDLPAFAAGVLPQGTTTICPDIHELTNVLGMKAVDLFYESAKGLPLKALIAMPVCVPSLPDMEDAGADVTPSLVREAYESGRVFLQGEQMNFPGVIFGDDTVHQIISAGIRANKVLTGHFSSRDTNAGLNAYIASGMTADHETTTAQGAAARAMRGMYVQQRYGSAWLDLPQLVEAITHDPGCDTRFYTLVTDDVTAATIVSNGHLVRVLRKAIQLGINPVMALQMVTINPAQMLEASRWIGSLTPGRAADILVVDNLTQFTISQVFCDGVAVAEDNQLCRPIHPYAYPDWALKTMHLDWLAPTDFHIPAPFENPVQVRVIHLVPDRVHTLSKTRTLESKDRCLHADPLQDLAKAGVFYRHSPNGSADKSRGLGFVSGTRFIPGSAYASTVSHDSHNLLVVGMDDTAMALAANTLIESGGGLAVVMENRVLAHLPLPLGGIMGLESMETTAVGVQAVENALAQIGCPHKSFEMTLSLLGLVVLGELRLSNRGLVELKDGQAPRRVDLILDS, encoded by the coding sequence ATGTCAATGCATCATACCCGGATTTCGCATCATTTGATTACCCGGGATCTGGCCGCAGTGGCCATGGGGGCGAAACCGGCGGATCTGATCATTAAAAATGGCCGCCTTGTGGATGTTTGTACCGCCAGAATCCGGGAGCATGTGGATATTGCTGTCTACCAGGGCCATATCGCTCTGGTGGGAGATGCAGCCCATGTTCAGGTCAATTCACAGACCCGCGTTATGGATGCGTCTGGTAAATATCTGTGTCCCGGATTGATCGATTCCCATATGCATATCGAAAGTTCCATGGTGGATCTGCCCGCATTTGCCGCCGGCGTGCTGCCCCAGGGCACCACCACCATCTGTCCGGACATTCATGAATTGACCAATGTCCTAGGGATGAAGGCGGTGGATCTGTTTTATGAAAGTGCAAAGGGGTTGCCCCTGAAGGCGCTGATTGCCATGCCCGTGTGCGTCCCGTCTCTGCCGGACATGGAGGATGCCGGTGCCGATGTGACACCTTCCCTGGTCCGGGAAGCCTATGAAAGCGGCAGGGTCTTTCTTCAGGGGGAACAGATGAATTTTCCGGGAGTTATTTTCGGGGATGACACTGTGCATCAGATCATTTCAGCCGGCATCCGGGCCAATAAGGTATTGACCGGCCATTTTTCATCCCGGGACACCAATGCCGGGTTGAATGCCTATATCGCTTCGGGTATGACAGCGGATCATGAAACAACAACGGCACAAGGTGCCGCAGCCCGGGCCATGCGCGGCATGTACGTGCAGCAGCGATATGGCAGTGCCTGGCTGGATCTGCCTCAGCTGGTGGAAGCCATCACCCATGATCCGGGCTGTGACACCCGGTTCTATACCCTGGTGACCGATGATGTCACCGCGGCCACCATTGTCTCGAACGGGCATCTGGTCCGTGTATTGAGAAAAGCGATTCAGCTGGGGATCAACCCGGTCATGGCGTTGCAGATGGTGACCATCAATCCCGCGCAGATGCTGGAAGCATCCCGGTGGATCGGGTCATTGACCCCGGGTCGGGCCGCGGATATCCTGGTGGTGGACAATCTGACGCAGTTCACTATATCTCAGGTGTTTTGCGATGGCGTGGCCGTGGCAGAAGACAATCAGTTGTGCCGGCCCATTCATCCGTATGCGTATCCGGACTGGGCGTTGAAAACCATGCATCTGGATTGGCTGGCACCCACGGATTTTCATATCCCGGCACCGTTTGAAAATCCGGTTCAGGTCCGTGTCATTCATCTGGTGCCCGACCGGGTGCATACTTTGTCAAAAACAAGGACGCTTGAATCCAAAGACCGGTGCCTGCATGCAGATCCTTTGCAGGATCTGGCCAAAGCCGGAGTGTTTTACCGGCATTCCCCCAATGGCTCGGCTGACAAATCCCGGGGACTGGGATTTGTATCCGGGACCCGGTTTATTCCGGGGTCTGCCTATGCGTCAACGGTGTCACATGATTCCCATAATCTGCTGGTCGTGGGGATGGATGACACTGCCATGGCGCTGGCTGCCAATACATTGATTGAATCAGGCGGCGGCCTGGCTGTGGTGATGGAAAACCGGGTTCTGGCGCATTTGCCTTTGCCTCTGGGAGGGATCATGGGGCTTGAATCCATGGAAACCACAGCAGTTGGGGTTCAGGCGGTTGAAAATGCACTGGCACAGATCGGGTGCCCCCACAAGTCCTTTGAAATGACTTTGAGCCTGCTGGGTCTGGTGGTACTGGGAGAACTGCGCCTTTCCAACCGGGGCCTGGTGGAACTGAAAGACGGTCAGGCACCCCGGCGGGTGGATCTGATCCTTGATTCATGA